From the Leptotrichia sp. oral taxon 221 genome, one window contains:
- the glmU gene encoding bifunctional UDP-N-acetylglucosamine diphosphorylase/glucosamine-1-phosphate N-acetyltransferase GlmU, with protein sequence MISLILAAGKGTRMKSEKPKVLHEVNGMPMLKRVVKVLENSGIEKNLFILGHKKEVVLEAMGDVMYVEQKEQLGTGHAVLIAKEKLGNLKEDVLITCGDTPLLKSETFNKMKKIFEEKNLDCIVLSCKVKNPFGYGRIIKENGNIVDIVEEKEATDEQRKIDEINTGVYIFKNEKLLEAVEKINNNNSKGEYYLTDVIKILSGEGQKVESFQIEDEDEVLGVNSKVQLAQANRILRERKNVELMDNGVILLDPATTYIEENVEIGEDTVIYPNVTIQGNTKIGKNCEILGNTRIENSVIGDNVRIEASVVEQSTLEDGVTVGPFAHLRPKANLKLNAHVGNFVEIKNATLEEGVKAGHLTYIGDAQVGERTNIGAGTITCNYDGKNKHKTKIGKDSFIGSNSIIVAPVEIGEKSFTAAGSVITENIPDETLAFGRAKQINKEGWNK encoded by the coding sequence ATGATATCATTAATCTTGGCTGCAGGAAAAGGTACAAGAATGAAATCTGAAAAACCTAAGGTTTTGCATGAAGTAAATGGAATGCCTATGTTGAAAAGAGTAGTAAAAGTTTTGGAAAATTCTGGAATTGAAAAAAATCTTTTCATTTTGGGGCACAAAAAAGAAGTTGTTCTTGAAGCAATGGGCGATGTAATGTATGTTGAGCAAAAGGAACAATTAGGGACTGGACATGCAGTTTTAATTGCAAAAGAAAAATTAGGAAATTTAAAAGAAGATGTTTTAATTACTTGTGGAGATACACCTTTATTAAAATCTGAAACTTTTAATAAAATGAAAAAAATCTTTGAAGAAAAAAATTTAGATTGCATAGTTCTTTCATGTAAAGTAAAAAATCCTTTTGGATATGGGCGAATTATTAAAGAAAATGGAAATATAGTTGATATTGTTGAGGAAAAAGAAGCGACTGATGAACAAAGAAAAATTGATGAAATTAATACAGGTGTGTATATTTTTAAAAATGAAAAATTGTTAGAAGCAGTTGAAAAAATTAATAATAACAACTCAAAAGGTGAATATTACTTGACAGATGTAATCAAAATTTTATCTGGCGAAGGACAAAAAGTTGAAAGTTTTCAAATTGAAGATGAAGACGAGGTTTTAGGAGTAAATTCAAAAGTCCAATTAGCTCAAGCTAATCGAATTTTAAGAGAAAGAAAAAATGTAGAATTAATGGATAATGGAGTAATTTTGTTAGATCCAGCAACTACTTATATCGAAGAAAATGTTGAGATTGGAGAAGACACAGTAATTTATCCAAATGTAACAATTCAAGGAAATACAAAAATTGGAAAAAATTGTGAAATTTTAGGAAATACGAGAATTGAAAATTCGGTAATTGGAGATAATGTGAGAATTGAGGCTTCTGTTGTGGAACAATCGACTTTAGAAGACGGTGTTACAGTAGGACCATTTGCACATTTAAGACCAAAAGCTAACTTAAAATTGAATGCTCACGTAGGAAACTTTGTAGAAATTAAAAATGCTACTTTGGAAGAAGGCGTAAAAGCAGGACATTTGACATATATTGGAGATGCACAAGTTGGAGAGAGAACAAATATAGGAGCAGGGACAATAACTTGTAACTATGATGGAAAAAATAAACATAAAACAAAAATAGGAAAAGATTCATTTATTGGAAGTAATTCAATAATAGTTGCACCGGTGGAAATAGGTGAAAAATCATTTACTGCAGCTGGATCAGTAATTACCGAAAATATACCAGATGAAACTTTAGCATTTGGTAGAGCTAAACAGATAAACAAAGAAGGGTGGAACAAATAA
- a CDS encoding PTS mannose/fructose/sorbose transporter subunit IIC produces MDFNIVSIILVLIVAFLAGMEGILDQFQFHQPIIACSLIGLATGHMPECIILGGALQLIALGWANVGAAVAPDAALASVASAIIFVKAGNFTADGRNVAIAAAITLATVGLVLTMVVRTLSVVIVHQADRAAEQGNFRGVEFWHMVALACQGLRIAIPAILLLFIPSEVIQHTLGLLPEWFTKGMTIGGGFVVAVGYAMVINLMATKEVWPFFFLGFALAPLKELTLIATGIIGVCAAIIYLNVTKNGGGSNNGGGTSSGSGDPLGDILNDY; encoded by the coding sequence ATGGATTTTAATATAGTTTCAATTATTCTAGTATTAATAGTTGCATTTCTGGCAGGAATGGAAGGTATCCTTGACCAATTCCAATTCCATCAACCAATTATTGCGTGTTCATTAATTGGATTAGCAACAGGGCATATGCCAGAATGTATTATTTTAGGAGGAGCATTGCAACTTATCGCATTAGGATGGGCAAATGTTGGTGCGGCAGTAGCTCCAGATGCAGCTTTAGCTTCAGTAGCTTCAGCTATTATTTTTGTAAAAGCAGGAAACTTTACTGCAGATGGTCGTAACGTAGCAATTGCAGCAGCAATTACTCTAGCGACAGTTGGTTTAGTATTAACAATGGTAGTTCGTACATTGTCAGTAGTTATTGTTCACCAAGCAGACCGTGCAGCAGAACAAGGTAACTTCCGTGGTGTTGAATTTTGGCATATGGTTGCATTAGCATGTCAAGGATTACGTATTGCTATCCCTGCAATCTTGTTGTTATTCATCCCTTCAGAAGTAATTCAACACACATTAGGTTTATTACCAGAATGGTTTACAAAAGGAATGACAATCGGTGGTGGATTCGTAGTAGCAGTAGGTTATGCAATGGTTATCAACTTAATGGCTACTAAAGAAGTATGGCCATTCTTCTTCTTAGGATTTGCATTGGCTCCATTAAAAGAATTAACATTAATTGCAACAGGAATTATCGGAGTTTGTGCAGCAATTATTTACTTAAATGTTACAAAAAATGGTGGAGGAAGCAACAATGGTGGAGGAACTTCATCAGGTTCAGGAGATCCACTTGGAGATATATTGAATGATTATTAA
- a CDS encoding ribonuclease H family protein: MKKNKKVYAYYLLETGKTDIVDTWEECQAATKGKKARYKSFKDLDEATQWLINGAEYEKKQEVNEKLLEKLDRDAIYFDAGTGRGEGVEVRVTDFDGNSLLYQIMSPKKINEHGNYNVAPTRTNNFGELTGLFIALKIAAKYGKSIICGDSMLVIDYWSKGRFNANNLEMDTIELIKKVSKLREEFERENGKIKKISGDVNPADLGFHR, from the coding sequence ATGAAAAAAAATAAAAAAGTTTATGCATATTATCTTTTAGAAACTGGGAAAACTGATATTGTAGATACTTGGGAAGAGTGTCAAGCAGCAACAAAAGGTAAAAAAGCAAGATATAAATCTTTTAAAGACTTAGATGAGGCTACTCAATGGTTAATTAATGGTGCAGAATATGAGAAAAAGCAAGAAGTAAATGAAAAATTATTAGAAAAACTTGATAGGGATGCGATTTATTTTGATGCGGGAACTGGTAGAGGAGAAGGTGTTGAAGTTAGAGTGACTGATTTTGATGGAAATTCTTTACTCTATCAAATTATGTCTCCAAAAAAGATAAATGAACATGGAAATTATAATGTTGCACCAACAAGAACTAATAATTTTGGTGAACTTACTGGATTGTTTATCGCTTTGAAAATTGCTGCAAAATATGGGAAAAGTATTATTTGTGGTGATAGTATGCTTGTGATTGATTATTGGTCAAAAGGTAGATTTAATGCAAATAATTTAGAAATGGATACTATTGAGTTAATAAAAAAAGTCTCGAAGTTAAGAGAAGAATTTGAAAGAGAAAATGGTAAAATAAAAAAAATTTCAGGAGATGTAAATCCAGCAGATTTGGGATTTCATAGATAA
- a CDS encoding PTS sugar transporter subunit IIB: MVGIIVASHGEFAAGIKQSASMILGEAELLESVVFMPSEGPDDLYKKIQDAIEKLGTEEVLFLVDLWGGSPFNQSNRFFEEAPEKRAIVAGLNLPMLLAALSEREDYDTAHEVAKAIVPEGKDQVKVRPEELEPKEAKATAAAQDDTPKGAIPEGTVIGDGKIKFVLARIDTRLLHGQVATSWTKATNPNRIIVVSDSVSKDELRKKLIEQAAPPGVRAHVIPLDKLVEVSKDPRFGNTKALLLFENPQDALYVIEKGVDIKELNVGSMAHTVGKVMVNNVLSMDQKDVDTYKKLRDLGVKFDVRKVAADKRADLFKLISEKANEGLKL, encoded by the coding sequence ATGGTAGGAATTATCGTGGCAAGTCACGGTGAATTTGCTGCTGGTATTAAACAATCGGCTTCAATGATTCTGGGAGAAGCAGAGTTATTGGAATCAGTTGTGTTTATGCCGAGTGAAGGACCAGATGACTTATATAAAAAAATTCAAGACGCCATTGAAAAATTAGGGACAGAAGAAGTTCTATTTTTAGTTGATTTATGGGGAGGAAGTCCATTTAATCAGTCTAATCGTTTCTTTGAAGAAGCACCTGAAAAGAGAGCAATTGTTGCAGGACTTAATTTACCAATGTTACTTGCAGCATTGTCAGAAAGAGAAGATTATGACACAGCTCATGAAGTAGCAAAAGCTATTGTTCCAGAAGGGAAAGACCAAGTTAAAGTTAGACCTGAAGAATTGGAACCAAAAGAAGCAAAAGCAACTGCAGCAGCACAAGATGACACACCAAAAGGTGCAATTCCAGAAGGAACTGTTATAGGTGATGGTAAAATTAAATTTGTATTGGCTCGTATCGATACTCGTTTGTTACACGGACAAGTTGCTACAAGTTGGACAAAAGCAACTAATCCAAACAGAATAATCGTTGTGTCAGATTCTGTTTCAAAAGATGAATTACGTAAAAAATTAATCGAACAAGCGGCGCCTCCAGGTGTACGTGCACATGTTATCCCACTTGATAAATTGGTGGAAGTTTCAAAAGATCCAAGATTTGGAAATACAAAAGCATTGTTGTTATTTGAAAATCCTCAAGATGCACTTTATGTAATTGAAAAAGGTGTGGATATTAAAGAGTTAAATGTAGGTTCGATGGCACATACTGTTGGAAAAGTTATGGTTAATAACGTACTTTCAATGGATCAAAAAGATGTTGACACTTACAAAAAACTAAGAGATTTAGGTGTAAAATTCGACGTAAGAAAAGTTGCTGCTGATAAGAGAGCAGATTTATTCAAATTAATTTCAGAAAAAGCAAATGAAGGATTAAAACTTTAA
- a CDS encoding DUF956 family protein, producing the protein MAISKNTKVLFNTKGNLLSGMVGNKNGDILVGDKAFEFY; encoded by the coding sequence TTGGCAATTTCAAAAAATACAAAAGTTTTATTTAACACAAAAGGAAATTTGTTGAGTGGAATGGTAGGAAATAAAAATGGTGATATTTTAGTAGGCGATAAAGCATTTGAATTTTATTAA
- a CDS encoding PTS system mannose/fructose/sorbose family transporter subunit IID, protein MAENKIKLSKADRRSVMLRSQFLQGSWNYERMQNGGWAYSLIPALKKLYPKKEDASAALKRHMEFFNTHPYIAAPILGVTLALEEERANGAAIDDAAIQGVKVGMMGPLAGIGDPVFWFTVRPILGAIAASLATGGSVIAPLFFFILWNVIRISFLWYTQEFGYQKGSEITKDLSGGLLQTITKGASILGMFVMGILVQRWTSINFPMIVSKVPLSKGAFIEFPKGTVTGAQLQQILGDQASGVSLSAEKVTTLQNNLDQLIPGFAALLLTFLCMWLLKKKVSPILIIFGLFIVGIVGHVVGIF, encoded by the coding sequence ATGGCAGAAAATAAAATAAAATTATCAAAAGCTGATCGTCGTAGTGTAATGCTTCGTTCTCAATTTTTACAAGGTTCTTGGAATTATGAACGTATGCAAAATGGAGGTTGGGCTTATTCATTAATCCCAGCATTGAAAAAATTGTATCCGAAAAAAGAAGATGCGTCAGCAGCTTTAAAAAGACATATGGAATTTTTTAACACTCACCCATACATTGCAGCACCTATTTTAGGAGTTACTTTGGCGTTAGAAGAAGAAAGAGCTAACGGAGCAGCAATTGATGATGCAGCAATTCAAGGGGTTAAAGTAGGAATGATGGGACCATTAGCAGGTATTGGAGATCCAGTATTCTGGTTTACAGTACGTCCAATTTTAGGAGCAATAGCAGCATCACTTGCTACAGGTGGTTCAGTAATTGCACCATTATTCTTCTTTATTTTATGGAATGTAATTCGTATTTCGTTCTTATGGTATACACAAGAATTTGGATATCAAAAAGGTTCAGAAATTACAAAAGATTTATCAGGTGGATTGTTACAAACAATTACTAAAGGAGCTTCAATTTTAGGTATGTTCGTTATGGGAATTTTGGTTCAAAGATGGACATCAATTAATTTCCCAATGATAGTATCAAAAGTACCTTTATCTAAAGGAGCATTTATTGAATTTCCAAAAGGTACAGTTACAGGTGCACAATTGCAACAAATTTTAGGAGATCAAGCAAGTGGAGTTTCACTTTCAGCAGAAAAAGTTACTACATTACAAAATAACTTAGATCAATTGATTCCAGGATTTGCAGCATTATTATTGACATTCTTATGTATGTGGCTACTTAAGAAAAAAGTAAGTCCAATTTTAATAATATTCGGATTATTTATAGTTGGAATTGTAGGACACGTAGTTGGAATTTTCTAA
- the rho gene encoding transcription termination factor Rho has protein sequence MKNILETKITPLKKMAKEYKIPNFSIMTKHDLVNEILMKKGEENGKTYGFGKLDIINEGSYGFLRQTSVGPDVYVSISQIKRFNLRNGDTVFGELRVPIGTEKNYGILKVLLINGDLPEKSSQRPYFDDLIPSYPDEKINLGKGHIASRIIDLVAPIGKGQRGLIVAPPKAGKTVLLSTLANDIIKYNPEIDVWILLIDERPEEVTDIKENVKDAEVYSATFDEDPRVHTQVTEKVLEMAKREVEKGKDILILMDSLTRLARSYNITIPSSGKLISGGIDPNALYYPKRFLGAARNIKNGGSLTIIATALIETGSKMDEVIFEEFKGTGNMEIILSRALQQLRVFPAIDVLKSGTRREELLIPKDKLEKIWKLRRELDKESDSDGIRKLKELIKRFSSNDELLENL, from the coding sequence ATAAAAAATATTTTAGAAACGAAGATAACTCCGCTGAAAAAAATGGCAAAAGAATATAAAATTCCTAATTTTTCAATAATGACGAAACATGATTTAGTAAATGAGATTTTGATGAAAAAAGGTGAAGAAAACGGGAAAACATATGGTTTTGGGAAATTGGATATAATTAATGAAGGAAGTTATGGATTTTTGAGACAGACAAGTGTTGGACCTGATGTGTATGTTTCGATTTCTCAAATAAAAAGATTTAACTTGAGAAATGGTGATACGGTATTTGGAGAGTTGAGAGTACCGATTGGAACGGAAAAAAATTATGGGATTTTGAAGGTGTTATTAATAAATGGAGATTTGCCAGAAAAATCATCGCAAAGACCATATTTTGATGATTTGATTCCATCTTATCCAGATGAAAAAATTAATTTAGGAAAAGGGCACATTGCTTCAAGAATAATTGATCTTGTGGCACCAATTGGTAAAGGACAAAGAGGATTGATTGTGGCACCGCCTAAAGCTGGTAAAACAGTGCTTTTATCGACATTGGCAAATGATATTATTAAGTATAATCCTGAAATTGACGTTTGGATTTTGCTAATTGATGAAAGACCTGAGGAGGTTACGGATATTAAGGAAAATGTTAAAGATGCAGAGGTTTATTCAGCGACATTTGATGAGGATCCAAGAGTTCATACACAAGTTACTGAAAAAGTATTGGAAATGGCTAAAAGAGAAGTTGAAAAAGGGAAAGATATTTTAATATTAATGGATAGCTTGACAAGATTGGCTAGATCGTACAATATTACAATTCCTTCAAGCGGAAAATTAATTTCAGGAGGTATTGATCCAAATGCCTTGTATTATCCAAAAAGATTTTTAGGGGCAGCAAGAAATATTAAAAATGGTGGAAGTTTGACGATAATTGCTACAGCACTTATTGAAACAGGAAGTAAAATGGATGAAGTAATTTTCGAAGAATTTAAAGGTACTGGAAATATGGAAATTATTTTAAGTAGAGCACTTCAACAATTGAGAGTTTTCCCAGCAATTGATGTTTTGAAAAGTGGTACAAGAAGAGAAGAATTATTGATTCCTAAAGATAAATTGGAGAAAATATGGAAATTAAGAAGAGAATTGGATAAAGAATCTGATAGTGATGGAATAAGAAAATTAAAAGAATTGATAAAAAGATTTAGTTCAAATGATGAATTGTTAGAAAATTTATAA
- a CDS encoding DUF2721 domain-containing protein produces the protein MNLEITTPAVLFPSVSLLLLAYTNRFLTIAGLVRQMNVCNPNEYEISQIENLRKRLQYIKKMQYYGVSSLLMCVLSMFFLFFKLDLFGMITFVISLILMIASLFFTLKEIHISLEALKIHLNHCQYDDDDEK, from the coding sequence ATGAATTTAGAAATTACAACACCGGCAGTATTATTTCCGTCAGTATCGTTATTATTGTTAGCATACACGAATAGATTTTTGACAATTGCTGGGTTGGTTCGGCAAATGAATGTTTGTAATCCTAATGAATATGAGATAAGTCAAATTGAGAATTTAAGAAAAAGATTGCAATACATAAAAAAGATGCAATATTATGGAGTTAGTAGCCTTTTAATGTGTGTACTTTCGATGTTTTTCTTGTTTTTTAAATTAGATTTATTTGGAATGATAACATTCGTGATTAGTTTGATACTGATGATTGCGTCGCTATTTTTTACATTAAAAGAAATACATATTTCATTGGAAGCATTAAAAATCCACTTAAATCATTGTCAGTATGATGATGACGATGAAAAATAA
- a CDS encoding ribose-phosphate pyrophosphokinase has protein sequence MIALSKEDKEKIRIFAGSSSKELAKKIAEYLEIDLSSNQIVKFADGETFVKSNESVRGCKVFIIQSTSKPVNESLMELLIFIDALRRASAREITAVIPYYGYARQDRKASPREPITSKLVANLLTVAGATRVITMDLHARQIQGFFDIPVDHMEALPILAKHFIKYGFSPEDTVVVSPDVGGVKRARGLANWLHTPLAIIDKRRAKANVSEVMNIIGDVKGKKAILIDDMIDTAGTICNAVQALIDKGATEVYGCATHAVFSGPAIERLKNSAFTEVVITDTIELSEDQQFDKLRVLTTSKMFAETIKRITTSEAISDLFEIPVED, from the coding sequence ATGATAGCTTTGAGTAAAGAAGATAAAGAAAAAATAAGAATTTTTGCGGGGTCATCGAGTAAAGAATTAGCAAAAAAAATAGCAGAGTACCTTGAAATAGATTTATCTTCAAATCAGATAGTAAAATTTGCAGATGGAGAAACTTTTGTAAAATCGAATGAAAGTGTTAGAGGTTGTAAAGTATTTATTATTCAATCAACTTCAAAACCAGTAAATGAAAGTTTAATGGAATTATTGATATTTATTGATGCGTTGAGAAGAGCTTCAGCAAGAGAAATAACAGCAGTAATTCCTTATTATGGATATGCAAGACAAGATAGAAAAGCAAGTCCAAGAGAGCCAATTACATCAAAATTAGTTGCAAATTTATTGACAGTAGCAGGAGCGACAAGAGTAATTACAATGGATTTACACGCAAGACAAATTCAAGGATTCTTCGATATTCCAGTAGATCATATGGAAGCATTGCCAATTTTAGCAAAACATTTCATAAAATATGGATTCAGTCCAGAAGATACAGTTGTAGTATCGCCTGATGTTGGAGGAGTAAAAAGAGCTAGAGGATTGGCAAACTGGTTGCATACGCCACTTGCAATAATTGATAAAAGAAGGGCAAAAGCGAATGTGTCAGAAGTTATGAACATAATTGGAGATGTAAAAGGTAAGAAAGCAATTTTGATAGATGATATGATCGACACAGCTGGAACAATTTGTAATGCAGTTCAAGCATTGATAGATAAAGGTGCAACAGAAGTTTATGGATGTGCGACTCACGCAGTATTTTCGGGACCAGCTATTGAAAGATTAAAAAATTCAGCATTTACAGAAGTTGTAATAACAGATACAATTGAATTGTCAGAAGATCAACAATTTGATAAATTGAGAGTCTTGACAACAAGTAAAATGTTTGCTGAAACAATTAAGAGAATAACAACAAGTGAAGCAATAAGTGATTTATTTGAAATTCCAGTAGAAGATTAA
- a CDS encoding RNA-guided endonuclease TnpB family protein, translating into MYLTLKQQVKHLSKKEFRNLKYLCHIAKNLKNQAIYNVRQYYFENKKYLSYNENYKMLKNIENYKKLNSNMAQQILKEVDGSFKSFFGLLKLARNGQYNFKDIKLPKYLAKDGFTTLVIGFVRLKDDILIVPYSNSFKKTHQEVKIKLPPVLKGKKIKEIRIIPKQHSRYFEIQYTYEIEEIQRELNKENALGIDLGIDNLCTCVTNNGASFIIDGRKLKSINQYYNKTNAKLQSIKDKQKIEHITLRQKRIARKRSNRIEDYLSKAARIIINYCLNNDIGKLVLGYNEDFQRKSNIGSINNQNFVNIPYGKLRDKLIYLCKLYGIEFKLQEESYTSKASFFDGDEIPIYDKENQKEYIFSGKRIKRGLYQTSTGKIINADCNGALNILRKSKVVDLSILYNRGELNTPKRIRVV; encoded by the coding sequence ATGTATTTAACTTTAAAACAACAAGTAAAACACCTTAGCAAAAAAGAATTTAGAAATTTAAAATATTTGTGCCATATAGCTAAAAATTTAAAGAATCAAGCTATATACAATGTTAGACAATACTATTTTGAAAATAAAAAGTATTTAAGTTATAATGAAAACTATAAAATGCTTAAAAATATTGAGAACTATAAGAAGTTAAATTCTAATATGGCTCAGCAAATTCTAAAAGAAGTAGACGGAAGTTTCAAATCATTTTTTGGACTTTTAAAACTTGCTAGGAATGGTCAATATAATTTTAAAGATATAAAATTACCTAAATATCTTGCTAAAGATGGTTTTACAACTCTTGTTATAGGATTTGTTAGATTAAAAGACGATATTCTGATAGTTCCTTATTCAAATTCGTTTAAGAAAACTCATCAGGAAGTTAAAATTAAGCTGCCACCAGTATTGAAAGGTAAGAAGATAAAAGAAATTAGAATAATACCAAAACAACATTCTAGGTACTTTGAAATTCAATATACTTATGAGATAGAAGAAATTCAAAGGGAATTAAATAAAGAAAATGCACTAGGAATTGATTTAGGTATAGATAATCTTTGTACTTGTGTAACTAATAACGGAGCATCATTCATAATAGATGGTAGAAAATTAAAATCAATAAATCAATACTATAACAAGACAAATGCAAAATTGCAAAGCATTAAAGATAAGCAAAAGATAGAGCATATAACATTAAGACAAAAGAGAATAGCTAGAAAGAGAAGTAATCGTATAGAAGATTATCTTTCAAAAGCAGCAAGAATAATAATAAATTATTGTCTTAATAATGATATAGGAAAACTAGTTCTAGGATACAATGAAGATTTTCAAAGGAAATCAAATATTGGAAGTATAAATAATCAAAACTTTGTAAATATACCATATGGAAAATTAAGAGATAAATTAATATATCTATGTAAACTATATGGAATAGAATTTAAACTGCAAGAAGAAAGTTATACATCAAAAGCAAGTTTCTTTGATGGAGATGAAATTCCAATATATGATAAAGAAAATCAAAAAGAATATATATTCAGTGGAAAAAGAATAAAAAGAGGACTATATCAAACAAGCACAGGTAAAATCATAAATGCGGATTGTAATGGAGCATTAAATATATTAAGAAAAAGTAAAGTTGTGGATTTAAGTATCCTATACAATAGAGGTGAACTGAACACACCTAAAAGAATAAGGGTAGTGTAA
- the fabG gene encoding 3-oxoacyl-ACP reductase FabG produces the protein MLNGKIALITGGARGIGKEIALKFAENGATVISGDLMDADYTHENITHIKLNVTDRENIKEVAKELKEKYGRLDILVNNAGITRDSLLQRMKEADWDLVVDINLKGVFNVMQGFVSLLLKSKASSVINMASVVGVDGNLGQTNYAATKGGVIAMSKTWAKEFGRKNLRSNALAPGFIKTDMTHVLPEKVVEKVLDNTPLRKMGDAEDVANAALFLASDNSKFITGQVLRIDGGLNL, from the coding sequence GTGTTAAATGGGAAAATAGCTTTAATAACAGGTGGAGCAAGGGGAATTGGAAAAGAAATAGCTTTAAAATTTGCAGAAAATGGAGCAACTGTAATTTCAGGAGATTTGATGGATGCTGATTATACACACGAAAATATAACTCACATTAAATTAAATGTAACCGATAGAGAAAATATTAAAGAAGTTGCAAAAGAATTAAAAGAAAAATATGGAAGATTAGATATTTTAGTAAATAACGCAGGAATTACAAGAGATTCTTTATTACAAAGAATGAAAGAAGCAGATTGGGATTTAGTTGTAGACATTAACTTAAAAGGTGTTTTCAATGTAATGCAAGGATTCGTTTCATTATTGTTAAAAAGTAAAGCATCAAGCGTAATTAACATGGCTTCAGTAGTTGGAGTTGACGGAAACTTAGGACAAACTAACTATGCAGCAACAAAAGGTGGAGTTATTGCAATGTCTAAAACTTGGGCTAAAGAATTTGGAAGAAAAAATTTAAGATCGAATGCGTTGGCACCAGGATTTATTAAAACAGATATGACACATGTGTTGCCAGAAAAAGTTGTAGAAAAAGTTCTAGATAACACACCTTTAAGAAAAATGGGAGATGCTGAAGATGTAGCAAATGCAGCATTATTCTTAGCAAGTGACAATTCTAAATTTATTACTGGACAAGTTTTAAGAATAGACGGTGGATTAAACTTATAA